Proteins encoded by one window of Dioscorea cayenensis subsp. rotundata cultivar TDr96_F1 chromosome 6, TDr96_F1_v2_PseudoChromosome.rev07_lg8_w22 25.fasta, whole genome shotgun sequence:
- the LOC120263758 gene encoding RHOMBOID-like protein 10, chloroplastic, with amino-acid sequence MTPAPRFPSAIFPSPSGRLTPAHLITVASALRLGQSLHLRCSRHLQLLICSAFRDGYQSSYFSGIKEFWHERPYLWKKESHMENLAAALSLSCSSCFTFFSCKHFGKVFGGKRNLQFSTSEDKPFDGRLWTNILLTLNVLVYVSQIATQGKLIFWGAKVNSLIDKGQLWRLATCSFLHANIGHLMVNCYSLNSIGPTVEKLSGPRRFLAVYFASAIASSLMSYQFCQSPAVGASGAIFGLVGSAAVFALRHRSLFGGAKQDIQQIAQVIAINMVIGFLSRSIDNWGHLGGLLGGAAMSWFLGPAWRFEFKTDDGRSVFTDRPPISRLINRRRSI; translated from the exons ATGACTCCTGCTCCGCGATTCCCCTCTGCCATTTTCCCTTCTCCTTCTGGGAGATTAACACCAGCTCACCTCATCACCGTTGCCTCTGCCCTCCGCCTCGGCCAATCCCTCCACCTTCGCTGTAGCCGCCATCTTCAGCTTCTCATTTGCTCCGCTTTCCGG GATGGCTATCAATCTAGCTACTTCTCTGGAATCAAGGAGTTTTGGCATGAAAGACCCTATTTATGGAAGAAAGAATCTCATATGGAAAACCTGGCTGCTGCTCTCTCCTTGtcttgttcatcatgctttacTTTCTTTAGCTGCAAGCATTTTGGAAAGGTGTTTGGTGGTAAAAGAAACTTGCAATTCAGTACTTCTGAAGATAAACCTTTTGATGGAAGGCTGTGGACCAATATTCTTCTTACCCTCAATGTATT GGTTTATGTCAGTCAGATAGCAACACAAGGAAAACTGATCTTTTGGGGAGCTAAG GTCAACAGCCTAATTGATAAAGGGCAGTTGTGGAGATTGGCTACATGTTCATTTCTACATGCGAATATTGGGCACCTCATG GTCAATTGTTATTCTTTGAATTCTATTGGTCCAACTGTGGAGAAACTTAGTGGCCCAAGGCGCTTCCTTGCTGTTTACTTTGCATCAGCAATAGCAA GTTCTTTGATGAGTTACCAGTTCTGTCAATCGCCTGCAGTTGGTGCATCTGGAGCTATTTTTGGGTTG GTGGGTTCTGCTGCTGTCTTTGCTTTGAGGCATAGAAGCCTCTTTGGAGGCGCAAAGCAAGATATACAGCAAATAGCTCAAGTGATTGCCATAAATATG GTTATTGGATTTCTATCTAGGAGCATCGATAACTGGGGTCAT tTAGGAGGGTTGTTAGGTGGAGCTGCGATGTCATGGTTTCTAGGACCAGCATGGAGATTTGAATTTAAAACTGACGATGGAAGATCAGTCTTCACTGACCGGCCACCGATATCCCGCCTTATTAATAGGAGAAGATCGATTTGA